In the genome of Patescibacteria group bacterium, one region contains:
- a CDS encoding hemolysin family protein has protein sequence MFFVKIIILLILSAFFSGTEIALFSMTPATVKSLVLARKKNSKLVEKLLRNKKRLLVTILLGNNLVNISAAGLASLWVQERFHTGALTIATGTMTLLILIFGEMYPKALFQTNAEKFALIFSPIIYFLEIIGYPIIILLEKLLIILTKNKTRNLVSEQELKAFSRLAVENGVLQFKEHEMIMNVLNFEDKSAKEIMTPRYKMSILNDEAEVDQVSYFMAQEGYSRYPVYHNQEDNIIGYVHVIDIMKVLNSDDRENPLSKYVDPIIKFDENTKLDKIFKKMIRNRIHIALIYRKKEQLLGMVTLEDVLEEIVGEIQDENDVED, from the coding sequence ATGTTTTTTGTAAAAATAATCATACTACTAATACTCTCTGCTTTTTTTTCTGGAACAGAAATAGCTCTTTTTTCCATGACTCCAGCTACAGTAAAATCACTTGTTTTAGCTAGGAAGAAAAACTCTAAATTAGTAGAAAAATTACTCAGAAATAAAAAAAGATTACTTGTTACAATACTACTCGGGAATAATCTAGTAAATATTAGTGCGGCTGGCTTAGCGAGTCTATGGGTTCAAGAAAGATTTCATACGGGGGCTCTTACTATAGCAACTGGTACAATGACATTACTTATTTTGATATTTGGTGAAATGTATCCAAAGGCTCTATTTCAAACAAATGCAGAAAAATTTGCACTGATATTTTCACCTATTATATATTTTTTGGAAATAATAGGATACCCAATTATAATACTACTTGAAAAATTACTAATAATACTCACAAAAAATAAGACAAGAAATCTTGTGTCAGAACAAGAATTAAAAGCATTTAGTAGGTTGGCTGTAGAAAATGGTGTACTACAATTCAAGGAACATGAAATGATAATGAATGTTTTAAATTTTGAAGACAAGTCAGCAAAAGAAATAATGACTCCTCGCTATAAAATGTCTATATTAAATGATGAGGCAGAAGTGGATCAAGTGTCATATTTTATGGCTCAAGAAGGATATAGCAGATACCCAGTATATCACAACCAAGAAGATAATATCATAGGTTATGTGCATGTTATAGATATAATGAAAGTATTAAATAGTGATGACAGAGAAAACCCATTATCAAAATATGTGGATCCTATAATAAAATTTGACGAAAATACAAAACTAGATAAAATATTTAAAAAAATGATAAGAAACAGAATTCATATAGCTCTAATTTATAGAAAAAAAGAACAATTACTTGGAATGGTGACGCTTGAAGATGTTTTAGAGGAAATAGTTGGTGAAATACAAGATGAGAATGATGTAGAAGATTAA
- a CDS encoding efflux RND transporter periplasmic adaptor subunit, protein MNKNKLKVPKKSKRKYIIYFLILAISYLSGCSNKNKNENQDQNTQKPKVKIMNISKSNESIIFETTGIVKPMKSVTVKSLINGTIVDAYIEQGNEVLSGQSLAYIYDENIETNYAAATNLYSIAQSSYSSTLSSAEENFRQAQINLDKAQESFETANLNNEDTKKNTEIAMDDALINAVISNESFLNTTRNTLDFVDGILGVDDDIVYGGLSNVFSVKDITIKEKAQRLYRQTKSEYEISNSTNINSKNIKNKLNNTITLLRLEKDLIDTTLSGLYSTITSADFSQTSLSTLMTNVITYQSSISGALSQAQLSYQAINNLEVTNKMKLDQSRSALKISELGLESAKTALSNAEQNKILTIGGAANSLQGAKINFDLSSINKSRQDITAPFSGVVSKKMIEVGDEVSPGQVLFEISVINYVKIESSIPYDDMNYLKIGDEVTINDNIKGILSKIDPVADSISKKINIEVGYDNSNMELVPESFANIKIPLSKLSEDNNVYIIPLKSVDLEQDKATVKIIEDNKIKIKEVKYLQITSDKIVISSGLSEGDQVVIENGKLLSEGTEVELEEY, encoded by the coding sequence ATGAATAAAAATAAACTAAAAGTTCCAAAAAAATCAAAAAGAAAATATATTATATATTTTTTAATTTTGGCAATATCATATTTAAGTGGGTGTAGTAATAAAAATAAAAATGAAAACCAAGATCAAAATACACAAAAGCCAAAAGTAAAAATAATGAACATATCAAAATCAAACGAATCTATAATATTTGAAACAACTGGAATAGTAAAACCAATGAAATCTGTGACAGTAAAATCTCTTATAAACGGTACTATAGTAGATGCATATATTGAACAAGGAAACGAAGTGTTATCAGGTCAATCACTTGCCTATATATATGATGAAAATATAGAAACAAATTATGCAGCTGCGACAAATTTATATTCGATAGCTCAATCAAGTTATAGTAGTACTCTAAGCAGCGCAGAAGAAAATTTTAGACAAGCACAAATAAATTTGGACAAAGCACAAGAATCATTTGAAACAGCAAACTTAAATAATGAAGATACTAAAAAAAATACGGAAATAGCAATGGATGATGCTTTGATAAATGCAGTAATATCAAATGAATCATTTTTGAATACAACTCGAAACACATTGGATTTTGTAGATGGAATACTTGGAGTAGATGATGATATTGTATATGGTGGACTTTCAAATGTTTTTTCTGTAAAAGACATAACAATAAAAGAAAAAGCTCAAAGATTATATAGACAAACAAAAAGTGAATATGAAATTTCAAACTCTACAAATATAAATAGTAAAAATATAAAAAACAAATTAAACAATACAATCACTCTCCTAAGATTAGAAAAGGATTTGATAGATACGACTCTTTCTGGATTGTACTCAACTATTACATCTGCTGATTTTTCTCAAACGTCACTATCCACTCTTATGACAAATGTAATAACTTATCAATCGTCAATATCTGGAGCTCTATCACAAGCACAACTATCATATCAGGCAATAAATAATTTGGAAGTCACAAACAAAATGAAGCTAGATCAAAGTCGAAGCGCTCTTAAAATATCTGAGCTAGGACTAGAGAGCGCAAAGACGGCTCTTTCAAATGCAGAACAAAACAAAATACTCACTATAGGTGGAGCTGCAAACAGTTTACAGGGAGCAAAAATAAATTTTGATCTAAGTTCAATAAACAAATCAAGACAAGATATTACTGCTCCATTTTCTGGTGTAGTATCCAAAAAAATGATAGAAGTTGGAGATGAAGTATCCCCAGGGCAAGTATTGTTTGAAATATCTGTTATAAATTATGTAAAAATAGAAAGCTCTATTCCCTATGATGATATGAATTATTTAAAAATAGGAGATGAAGTTACAATAAACGACAATATAAAAGGAATATTATCAAAGATAGATCCAGTAGCAGACTCAATTAGCAAAAAAATAAATATTGAAGTAGGTTATGACAATTCAAATATGGAACTTGTACCAGAGAGTTTTGCAAATATCAAAATTCCACTTAGTAAATTATCAGAAGATAATAATGTATATATAATACCTCTAAAGTCTGTAGATCTAGAACAAGACAAGGCAACAGTAAAAATAATAGAAGACAACAAAATAAAAATCAAAGAGGTAAAATACCTACAAATTACAAGTGACAAAATTGTAATAAGTTCTGGATTATCAGAAGGAGATCAAGTTGTAATAGAAAATGGAAAACTACTAAGCGAAGGAACAGAAGTTGAATTAGAAGAATATTAA